The nucleotide sequence ATCCCCTGAGCATCCTCCCCACTGGTATCCATGGCCCTGTGCttgggggaaggggctgctgcaggatccTGTGTGCCTCATATGCCCTACACGTGGTCCAGCACCAGTCTGGGAGCAGTCTGGGAGCATCTCTGCCCCTTGGAGAGATGTCCACTCTTACAAGgtggccagcagagccctgagctctcAGACTGACATGGAAAGGTGATTGTGTGAGCATCAGTGTCTGGAGAGCTCTGATGCTGAGCTTTGCCTGCACTGTCTAGCTTGGGGTTCTTTGTTGCTTGGTTTCCTGCAGTCCTACTGCCCAGTGTTTCCTCCCTGGGAACTGCAGTGTGCTCCTACCAGCCTGATCCAGCAGCAGAGGTTCCAAGGGCAGTGAAATCACAGGAGTATCCTGCAAGAGTAGTTAAATAATGGACAGAAAGCTAATCCCTCTGAATGTTTCTGCTGTGCTTCAAAATATATCACCTTTTTAGACACCAGCAAATTCACATGGGCTCTGACTTCCAAAAACTTTCACATAGtcagagctcctccagcctcttccaGGAACCAGTCACTGCTGGTGGTGGCCCTCAATGCCCTGTGTCTCCCTGGGGTTTTCACAAGAGACCAAACCCAACAGCTGTGTGAACAGTGAAGAGATGTGGCAGCAGCCTCTCACCCTTCTTGCCCAGTTGTTTGGATTTTGGATTGTCTCTGTCAGGTCACAGAAAGCTTCAGCCAGGTGGGTTTGGCCACTTGAGCAGCTTCCCAGTTCAGTCTCTGGAGGGGGCTGCTGGAATGCAATGGAAAGGATACCACAGGTGGTCTGCAGACACCCCACTCCCTGGCTTTATCCTTGTGAGAGGCATTTTCCCTCCTTGCATTATGCTCAACTCATCATCACCACATCTCCCTGTTCCCATTTTGCTGCCCAGCCTGAGTCTGCTTCCCATGCAGGTATGGGAAGCAGACTCAGGGTGGGCAGATGGGAGGTATTGCCCTGGAAAAGACACattttccctggctctgggatgCACAGCACGTCGGGATGCACCACCACCAGGATGCACTGTTGTTGGGATGCACTTGTGGAAGCTGAGAGCTCAAGAAAGGAATGCGAAGCCCATTAGCTGACTGGGATGACAAGCATTTGTTGGGGTTTGGGAAGACAGGGGGAAAGCTCTCCGTGAAAAGCTGGTGGAAAAAAGCTGGATGAGCCACAACTGGGGGCTGACTCAGCCAGGCTCTTTCCAGGTTCCTGAAAAGAATGAGCGTGCCTTTGAACCCCGTGCTTCCCGCAGCTGGCACAGTGTGATAAGCTGTGCTTCCCCCCTCCCACAGGCCCTGCCATCTCTGCCATCCCCTGCCAAGCTCAAACCTCGGTGGTAGAAaatcccctgtcccctccccaagGACAAATGGCACCTCTGGGGCCCCCCAAGGCTTCCTCATTCCTGCCGGATGACGGCTGCCATAAATCCCATTGTATGCGTAGGGAGTTCAAGCATTTCTTTACTATTTCAAAAATCTCCAGGAGGGGCTAGGCGCCGTCCCTGCCATCGTTCTCCTTTTGCAGGATTATTAGAGTGAGAAAGAAGTGATAAGGGCAGAGAGGGtcagctggaggaaggagtAACTGTCCCCAGCCGGGTGCTCTGGGACAGTCCCATTGCTGCCACCCCTGGCTGAGCACCCTGGCAGCGCAGCTCCCTGGGGTTTtggcagcagaagaaagaggaGATGGTTCTGCTGcactcctcccagctcctccccgATGAGGGAGACCATCAGGACAGCCTTGGCCACTAGCAAGGCAGTGGTGATGCCAGCCCGGGCACAAAACggccccaggcagggccaggggacaggacaggatgtccccagccctgtgtcgGGCACTGCCTTGTTAGAGATGcacctttcctgctccttgtccCGGTGCCAGGCAtgcaggggcagggctgcttCCAATGGGgatccagtgctgctgctggagagtccctgcctgtcctgcctgtgctaCAGCAGAGCATGTGCTCCAACACGCCCAGGAAGAGCAGAACGCcggcacacacacacacacacacacacacacacacacacactccccgCTGCTGTGGAAtggccatggcagagcaggggtgctgcttccagctgggcTCCTTTCCTTACAGCTCTGGCTTGACCACCTAgggggctcagagctggctgcagcacccaTGGGTGCCTCTGGCCCCTTCACCCAGATGAgcccccctctccctgctgcctccaagAATCCCTCCTCCCCATgggagagccctggcagggtgtgtgagctgggggtgcagctcACCCTGCTTTGGGGGCCAGgacccccccccaccttcctgtcTTGCTGCAAAATTACCCAGCCAACACTTTGGGGATCCGTGCACAACGGTTTTGATCTTTGACAATGATTTCCAGGAGATAACAAGCCCAGCCCCAAGCCAGCAACACCCCTGCCCTCAGTTCCCagcggcgctgccgccgccggcCGCGGGCAAGGGTCTGTGCAATTGCCACCAATATAATTATTGCTGCTGGGGTTacatcctctccctgctcctgagcaggCAGACTTTGGCCTCTGCCCGCATTTGcaggagggagccaggctgcACTCCCTGGGTCGGGTACCCTCTGCAGCACCCCACTGTGCCATGGGGAAATCAGGGAGGGATATGATGGGCAGGGGCATCCAGAGCCTCCTCCTCACTCCCTCACCCGGGTgatgccagggaaggagcttgGGGTGTCTGGGGgcccctttccccctctggCCAGGGCAATATGAGGTGTTGGCACCCACACCTTAGTTGATTTAGCTGGAGGTGACCCGCCGGTGTCCCCGGGGCTGGCTGCCGAACTGCGATCACACCAGCCCGGCTATAAAAGCAGCACGGCTCCAGCCCGGAGCTCCTGCCCTCTCGGCTGGAAGGAGGAAGTGCACGGGGAATTTAAAATCCCAAGGGGAATTTAAAATCCCAAGTAACCGTTTCACAGGCTGCCCTGCAAACGGAAGGAAAGTTTCAGAGCTCCATCATCTTCCCCCCTAATTTATCTTTACTTCATCATTCAAATCTCAGGACAATCAGATTTGcttccctccagctccctgggaagAACTATCACAGGGCCTTGGGGCTTGTCTGAATGGGAGGAGCAACAAAATTCATCCAAATAGCTGGTGAGAACAGGTTCACAGAGCTTCTTTCTGTGCAAGTGCTGAAGGGATGAGTTCCAAGGGCTTTCACTTCATTCATGCccatcaaaaaataaaactcacccAAGCAGGCACACCTCCACCTGCCTGGAAAGGAGGCTGACCTGgtcaaaacaaagcatttttaatgcatacatttcattaatttaaactACTTTTGGGGTTTCTATGCTCAGAGAAGCCTCCGAATTACACAGGAGGGACACAAAAAGTTACacattacaattttttttctctgcataatGCACTTTTGATTACAAACAACACGACCCCTCCAGCAAATcctacagaaacattttctgcagggccagggtggCTGTGCCTGGACCATCAGTGCCTGCACCACCACAGGCAGGTCCGTCCCTGTTGCGGAGGGACGGGAGTAATTCTGTttctgggaggggaaaaggtATCACGGTGAGATTAAAGTGCCTACAACACAGCAATTAGCTCTTTTTGCTGCTATAATTAGCACTGCCATAAGGAGAAAATCAATGCTAACAGCAGCAGGCAgaccctgctcccctccccaaCTCTGCCTCTACCCCGAGaccttggcagagctgtgcaggcacCCACACCCACACTCCTGCTCAGCTTCACAGGGCAAATGGAATTTGCTGAAtccaggttttggtttttttgtctttgccaCTGAGGCAGGCGAGCCCCTGTGTCCCAgtggagagctctgggtgtgtgcAAAGTCCCTcttgtgtgcacacacagacgCACAGACACACGttcagggagggagggagggagggagagctgcctctgcagagagggaaggacagccagcagctcacCAGAACTCTGGGGGGACACTGAGACAGCTTTGTGAAAACGTGCCTTTAGGATGGTTTCTGAAATTGttatcattattttttgttagtttgCAGTTTGATAAGAGAGGTGGGTTCCTCACATTACACAGGACAAACGGAGCAGGAGGGGGCTGTGGTTCAGGACCAAACCTGGAGATGGGCTGTGCTTGAATatttctccctccccttccaCATCCTGCTGGGTTTCCTTAGGCTTCAGTCCTGTTCCTTTTGCCACTAAGGCAAACCACAAGTGAGCAGCCCGTTTTCTGGATTCTCTGGTGGCTAATACAAACTTGAGCTGACACTGCAACCCCTTCTCCTCACAGAATGCTACCCAGAGTGACCACTCCTGATCCAAAGCCTGGTCAGAACTCTTCCTCATCCATCAGAACGGCTGGAACACGGAAACAACATGGAAGTCTGGCCAAGACAGGGCCTGCAACGCAGCCCTATCAAAGAGGGTGCCAAATGCCTGTGAAAGAGCGTGGAGGGTGGATGAGGCACACAGGGGTTGCACAAGCTGAATTTTGTTTGAAATCCAGGATAAAAATGCCCCCTAAGGATGGACTGCAGATGTTATCCGAGATCATTATCCAGATCTGAGCTGTTTGCCCAGGGGAAAAATGGCCTTGAGCTTTCCAGTCTCCTTCAGGTGTGACTCAACCCTTTTCCACTCGGCACTTGGCCCCACCTCCATGAGCGCTGCGCCGCTATTCCCGGCCCAGCTAAGGAGGAACCAGGCACAGGAAAGAGGGCACCAAAGCTCTGGGCATAGCACAGgttttcccagcagagaaacCCTCCTGATTCACCTCTCCCTCAGCTTAAGCCCATCCTCTGCCTCTCCGTTTGGGAGTCACAGCCACCAAGCTTGTGTTTGTCGGGCTGAATTCTTCTCTCGTGTCGTCCTGCCCATCAGCAGATGGGAAGATTTTCCCTAGCAGGAAAACATCCCCCATTAGTGCACATCCATCCCCTCTGGGCACTCCTGCCCTCCCACCTCCATtgcttccctgtccctgcagccgGGCTCcgagaaaggaaaaagggctTTTAAACCAGACCAGCTGCTAATGTGGGCTTGGGAAAGGTCCCCTctcaccccagagctgggaaagggggcaaagcagaagagcagggtcagggcagaggagctgagcccttcAGCGAGGTGCAGCCCTTGGGAGAAcgggaggagcaggagcacctgAACCACTAGGGCAGAAACTGAGATTGTGAAAGCGCAGCCTGAATGCTTCCTGCTCCCTTGGGATTTTGGTCCCTCCAGGGATTAATGACAAGGTTGGGTAGAGTTGGGGGAGCTGCAACCTTCCCCAGTGCCAAGGGTTCTGTGCTGGGTCCCATGCACCAGCCCGTTCTTGGCACTCCAGTGGCCCTGGACCCCTTATAAGCACTTATGCACAAACCCTAAAGAGAGTAAACACAGCACCGTGAGCACAGCCATTAGACTCCATTGGATATTATCATCCCCACTAATTTCACCTTTCACTTTAATCACGTTCATTCAGCAGAGAGACGAAAAAGATTGTAATGAGGAGGGATCAGCCTGAtgtgtgttttatttccctcttccactgcagacagagctggggatggaatAATTCTGTCTTCAGAGCACAAAAAACTGGCAAACACGAGGCCTTAAGGCCACACACTGAACAATGAGAAGAAACCAAACAATTGAAGAGCagctttctccagctgcttctcccatGCAATTCGGGATTTCTGGGCGAGGAGAATGCAGAACTGGTGGTCTTCACTcgacaaaaccagaaatgtttcttGCACGCACAAGAAACCTCCTTTTGTTCGCGTTCGCCGGCAGGAAGCTccagggaacagccccaggagacacgggcacagctgggcacagctgggcacccAATCCCTAGGGGCGCTGAGGGAACAAAGGCCGGTTTTTAGCACCCCACGGCAGGGTTTCTGGCTAGCAGGGGGCGAGTTTAGCGCCCCATGGCAGGGTTTCTGGCCAGCAGCGTGCGAGTGCCCGGTCCCGGCGCGGCACCTCCAGGGAGCCGCTCCCGCCTCCCGCCGCAGCGCCCCGCCCCGCATCGGCGCTCGGCTGCTCCGGCCTGGCTCGCTGCGCTCGGCGCTCGGCCGGGGGCGGGGCGCCACCGCCTCACGCTCTCCCGcacccccgcccgcccggcgcttcccccgccgcggccccgcgccgcgccgccggCCATGTCGCGGGGCTCCCGCCTGGCGCTGGCCGTCTCCGCGCTGCTCTCCGCCGCCATCGTGGCAGCCGTGCACATCCAGCAGCGCCGGGAGCTGGAGGTGAGTGCGCGCCGCGGGCcgcgggggggaggcggcgaGTGGGGCCCTGCCCCGGCCCTCATTGCGGCCCCGCCCCCTGGCCAGGGAGGCCCCGCCCCCGGCATCCAGACCACGCCCCCTCACCTGGCGTCCCGGCGTGCCCCGCCCCCACATGCCGGCTTAGCGCGGAGCCCCGCCCACTGCCAAGCCACGCCCCGTGCGCGCACCTGAGCCCACGTGAACTCCATCCTTCTATCCATTCCTCCATCCCTCTATCCattcctccatccctccatcctttctccattccttccatccctccatccatcccttcaTCCATCCCTTCATTCCCGCAGCTCCGTGTCCCTGTCCGCGCCTgagctgtgcccccagccctgggggctgcgggcactgtgtgtgcccagcccgGCTCCCAGAGGCCCTGCCCAGCGCTGTCCCGATGTGCTCTCTCCAGAAGCCATCCCTTCCCCGTGTTTTCCTGCCTTGGCCCCTGTGCTTTCCTCGCTCTTTTAGCTGCACCAGCTCCCTAATGCTGTCCTGTGCGTTTCCCTGCAGGGGCAAATAGCAGCAGAGAGCTCCATGTGAGGCTCGGTAAAGgtgcttccctccctctccagcagccagcGTGCACAGGGGATGTGATCCTGCAGCCTCTAGCCAAGGCCACCCTCCTGGCAGTGTTCCCAGGACTTTCCGCtgtctggctgtgctgtcccacTGGTGTGCCCTGTTTTTCCTCAGCCCCACAAATACAGCCTGCTGGAGGAcaggcagccctgagctgtgccatgcTCTTGCCCCTGCTCCCCTTTTGTTTTGCGTGGGTAGGCACAGTGCAGGCTGTCAGAAGCACCATGTGGTAATTGAACAGGGTGGTTCTCTGTGCTATATTTACAAAAACCAGGGAATTCCTGGCAGGCAGCCTGTGTGCCAGGGATCCCACAGCCAAAAGGGGTCAGGTATGACCATGGTGAGTTCTGAAGCAGAGCAGTCCTGCCTGGGACTAGAAGCTGTGTGGttaaagctgtgctgtgtggcaGTGAGTGTGCTGGTCTGGACCCTGCTGATGAGCCCAGGGTTATATGAGGGCACACATCAGATCCTTCTCCacttacacacaaaaaaaaatacagaaaatgcacACATTAACAGTGTGTTAAATGACACTGAGGCTGTCAGAAGTTACAGAACACCAGAGTTCAACTTCCCAATCCATATCTCAGCTCAGCTGGCTGTTGCTTGGGCTTTATGATACATTCTGTAATTAGAGGATTATATTTTCTTCCCCTCAAGAGATTGTCTCTGTCAGTGCTTGAGAGGGATGGAATTTGGAGGATGAGAGTGGTCTGGGTAAGGAAGGAGGCAGGTTTGTGTGAGCAGGAGTTGGAGAACACTCTGaatggcacaggcaggagcaagGAGAGGATAGTTGGGATCCTGGAGTGGCAGCCAGCAATGGCTCTGCATTGCCAGAGCTGATGGATGTGCTGGGTAGATCACCAAACATACTTTGGGTAGATCACATCACATTTTTGTAGCTGCCTGCTCTGATTCAGTGTGCCTGCCTTGAGGCACTAAGGATTTGGCAGGAATAGATGCTAAATGCTCCTAAACtgaactgcagctgcagttAATGGCAGCTATATTTTGAACATCTGCTGCAGAATAAACATCACCCCTGGGTGTTTCATGGGACACCTAAACCTCGTGGATCTTTTTGACCCAAATCCTATTACAGGCTAATACCTATTCAGAAGGTCCAAGGCTCAAAGCTTATGTTTTGTAAATTAAatctgagattttctttttgtaattcTTCATGGCCAAGTCAAGCAGTAGTGGCTTCATGTTTAACAGATCCAGTTATTTAGATAAcataatggaaataaataatgtgGATATTTTACAGTTCTGGTGTAGAGATTATTTCAAGATTATCTTTATGCAGATTAATAAACATTTGACTTTTATAAATTGATGTGCCATGCCCAGAGTGCTTTGAGCTTGCACATGCTTTTCATGCCTGCAGAAGACAAGCAGGGCTAACTTCCAAGAATAGAGGAAGATGAGAAGATTAACTTTCACATTTCAGGTCTTTGTCACTTGTGACACTCAAATTCTAAAGGTGTCTTTTgcaaaatgtgcattttcaaAGTAAATACCTCCATCATCTGAAAGATTGCAGTGTTTTGTGAAGGAAGAAGGATTACATTCTTGGTGCAGTTGATCAGTTACCATGTATCTCCTCACATCTTTATTGTTATTAACTAATAGTAAGGTAATAATCAGTTTATGAACTTTGTGTTCAGTTTCAAATTACTGATTCATAGTAATCAGTAATTACATTAATTTGTAGCCTGAGTTCAGTTGATggaagctgctgggaaggaagtGGTTTTATTAGAATAATTTCTGGAGAGTTTTGTTTATTGGCAGGCACATGTGTCTGTGCATTTTCTTAACAAGAGAAAATTATATCTTTAACAAAACCTTTCTGTTTTGATCTTGACAGGAGAAATGATTGCATTTGAAGTGTGCAGTCATTGGCATGCTAGGTGAGGAATCAGACCCTGTGATAACTTGTTGAATAATAGTCACAGACATCCTCTCAAGTGACTTCAGGGTCAGCtttcaaacaaataaattatttgcagGTGAATTTTGGCATCATATAAAGGGTCAAAAAATCATTGATCTTTCACCTAATTATCAAAGTATCAATGTGAGTAAAAATGTCCAGGTAAGCGAGAGAGAAGCATGTGGAGAAAGCAGCTGGGATTTTCCTAAGGCTTTTTACACCCATTGAGGGGTGGCACCCCAGGTTGAAAGCTGCTGGTGTTGTGTTGCACgtgatgtatttatttatttatttgttatatatttacattatttataaGGAACCCTTTAGGTAAAGGGGATATTTGTGAAGCAAGTGCCTTGATTTTTCAAGAGTTTGGCATAAGCAggttgtgaatttttttttaagattaagaCATGAGCAGAAAGAAGCAAATGAAGACACGGGccaatttttcttaaattagcTTCCATTTTGTCACAAATTGCCTCCAAGCAGAGAAGTTTTGAGGAGCTTATTTTGATTTGGTAGAGATTTAGGTCAGAGATGACGGGGATTTTTGGATCACTTCCATCCTGCATGGCATGGGAATTACACACTCCGAGCATTTATTTGCTCATTGTCACTTAGTAAACCAAACCATCTGAAGTGAGTGCAAATAAAGCACTTTTTGGTGTAGTGATTCTGGGTATCCTGAAGATTCCAACGACGTTAAGTTGCTGTGGGAAGACCCTGCAAAGGCGGCAGAGGGACCAGCCTCTCGGGAGGGGTGGTGCCTGGGTGGGGTTGGTCCCGATCAGCATCCCCCGGGCTGTGATAAACCCTGtcctttgtgttttcagaggCTGCGAAGTGGCGTTGTCAGAGATCTTGAGCGTCAGAATCAGAAGAAGGAGAACGTTCGCCTGTTAGAAGAGCAGATTGCTCTGACAAAGCAGCTCATTGAAGAGAGAGACAAGGCGCTAATGGAAAAACGTTCCCAGCAGCCCTAGGCACTGACCTGGCTCCTTAGAGGTTTGATTAAAGACGTTTGAAGGTCGTTTGCATCTCACTTCTTGCAGGTGTTGTAACAAACAGAGGTAATCTGTGAAAAACTGGTTATTTTGTGTAAATTATAAtccagcctctgcagctttAAGGAAGACAAAAACCCTTTTCGTCTGTGATTGGTACTTGCACTGTGGAGCCTTGGCCCACATCCGAAGCTGGGGAGGAACAGCTCATTGTTGGCCAGGCTGCCTCTAGGATGGCCAACAACGTTCACATGGGTGGGCTGCTCAGCCGCCACGACGATGAAGCCACCAGGACCTCCACCTccgaggggctggaggagggcgAGGTGGAAGGGGAGACTCTCCTGATCGTGGAGTCCGAGGACCAGGCTTCCGTGGATTTATCGCACGACCAGAGCGGGGACTCCCTGAACAGCGACGAGGGGGAAACGTCCTGGATGGAGGAGATGTCCTATTACTGTGAGAAGTGCCAGAAGTGGATCCCAGCAAGTAAGGCTGTGTTGTGCTGGCCGTGGTGGTGTTTGCGAGGTGTTTGTGCTGTCCTGTGTTCCTCTTTCCCAGCTTGTTGGGCTGCTCCCCGTCCTGCCTTGGTGGGTGATGCCTGCTGGCAGGGTCTGTGTTAGACACTGCAgtccaggagctgtgtgtgcccagagctggtgcTCTCCTGAGGAAGTCAAACTGTCTTCTTCAATTAATAGAGAACATCAAAGTTCAGAAATGTGCCCACCCTCACAATTCTTGCAGCTGTTCAGGGCTTGGGCCAAGCGACCTGACCTCCCTGGTCACTCAGATAGTGCCCCTTGCTGTAAAgctctggggaggaaaaggactTTGTGtgttacttttttccccctccctgttGATTTGTCACATCTGTGGAGCATATGGCTAAATCTCAACCTTAATGTTTTCCCAATAATGTGAATTTAACTTGGTTTAGAAACATGCCCAGCCTTCAGCAGCCGCCTTTGGGGGTGTTAGGGGCAAGCTGCAGAATTTAGCTTCTCTGGCACAGATATATGCTGTTAGCACTGTAACAGACAGCTTTACATTCTAAATTCTGGATTACCTGATCTGTTATTACAGTCAAGAGCAAGATATTTCTAAACACCTTggctttggtggttttttttggttttttttttttgttttgtttgtttgtttgtttgatttgattcgggggttttgtggggtttatttatttgtttgtggtTAGAAATAAGGAACTATTTAGGTAGCACCTGCTTTGCAAATATGTTAGAGCTGCTCTTTTTGCCTTCTTAGGATTTGCCAAAATTTATAGTGTAAAAATCTCCTCTCAAGGTGTGTTAGTGAATGTTTAGGTGTTAATGTAATGAAACCAGCGCCAGACTATTTAACTACTATgcaataaaggaaaatattaactTGAAATGtattaatagaaataaatgaagCAGAGTTAAAGGCAGCATGAGCTATCTCACGTGAGCACTTCATTTAACACTcaacttgttttattttacaaatatgtTCCTCTCTGCAGTTGCTGTGGAACAGATccaaggagcagaaaaggccagTTGCAAAGCAACGGTAGTCACATACAAATGTGCAGAGTAAATGAGCTGCCAAAGGGAAATACTGTGCTGTTTCCTAATCATTCAGTTCTAAGGAGTTCAGTTGTCTCATGTGAAAATGGCCAACGTGCTCTGGCAAATAATCACTTTTTTACATTGAATTGCCACTTTAGAAATTCTCTTAATTTGCCAAGTGTGAGGAGTTTTTCCCCCATCAAATGTAGTTGCAACTTGAATTCTGCAATTCAGTATGGAAGCAGGGTATCCATatgttaaaaattataaaattatacaGTAGAAGAGATGACATCCTTGTAGAGAAACATCTTTTGAGTGTGACTTTCCAGAAACACTTAACATTGTTTCCCTGTCCTCCAATGTAATTTTTCAATTGTTCATGTTGGTGTAAATTAACTTCTGGTGAGTTTAGAAgccctgatttctttttcctctgctgtagAAACACGGAATTAGAGCCTGTAACTTTGGGTGCATAAGGGTTTACAGGTGGTTCTGTAATTTTTGTTCTGACAAACCTGATCTTGGAAGAAATCCAAATTTCTTTTGGAGCACTTTTTCCTATAAAAGGGCAAAAAGATTGATTTTGACCTTTTCGTTTTAGGTCAACTGAGAGAACAGCTCAGCTACCTCAAAGGAGATAACTTTTTCAGATTTACTTGCTCTGATTGCTCAGAAGATGGGAAAGAGCAATTTGAACGTCTGAGATTAACATGGCAACAAGTAAGTGAAATGTTTGTGCCATCAGAAGAGCCGTGGGACTTTCTGAAATTGTTGGTTGTTGTGTACATGCTACCTGGAAAAAGAGGATCAGGTATTGGTAACAAAGGAGCATTTGCATGaacttcagaaattaattatCTGAGGATTGCC is from Serinus canaria isolate serCan28SL12 chromosome 3, serCan2020, whole genome shotgun sequence and encodes:
- the LOC115484993 gene encoding protein PET117 homolog, mitochondrial translates to MAGFLASSVRVPGPGAAPPGSRSRLPPQRPAPHRRSAAPAWLAALGARPGAGRHRLTLSRTPARPALPPPRPRAAPPAMSRGSRLALAVSALLSAAIVAAVHIQQRRELERLRSGVVRDLERQNQKKENVRLLEEQIALTKQLIEERDKALMEKRSQQP